In Sorghum bicolor cultivar BTx623 chromosome 10, Sorghum_bicolor_NCBIv3, whole genome shotgun sequence, one genomic interval encodes:
- the LOC8072665 gene encoding RING-H2 finger protein ATL39 codes for MLCYCRRRRDRRGSESEHRVTGATASGGIDAAAAAIRSLPGVEMTLPAFSYAPQDVVEHGGGSALECAVCLGAVKEGEMVRQLPACMHVYHVGCIDRWLAAHQTCPVCRSIAA; via the coding sequence ATGTTGTGCTACTGTCGCCGGAGAAGGGACCGTCGTGGTTCCGAATCTGAGCACAGGGTGACCGGCGCCACGGCCTCCGGCGGCATcgatgcggcggcggcggcgatccgTTCCCTCCCAGGAGTAGAGATGACCCTGCCGGCCTTCTCTTACGCTCCCCAGGACGTCGTCGAGCATGGTGGCGGCAGCGCACTCGAGTGCGCGGTGTGCCTCGGCGCGGTGAAGGAAGGGGAGATGGTGCGGCAGCTGCCGGCCTGCATGCACGTGTACCACGTTGGGTGCATCGACCGTTGGCTCGCCGCGCACCAGACGTGCCCGGTGTGCCGGTCGATCGCAGCTTGA